Genomic DNA from Streptomyces sp. AM 2-1-1:
TGTCGACGGCGTCGGCGAGCCGGGTGATCGCGCCCAGTCCGATGCCGAGGGTGCCGGCCGAGGACACGCCGTCCGTGAGCGAGTGGCTCACGTCGGCCATGCCCGGGCCCGCGTCGATGGTGACGCATTCGACGCCCGCGTCGGTCTGGGTGCGTACCGCCCGCAGCAGCAGGGTGCCGTCGACGGCGTGCCGGGCCAGGTTGGTCCCGGCCTCGCTCACCGCCAGCGCGACTTCGGCGCAGCGCTGTTCGTCGAAGCCGAGGCGCCGCGCCAGTGCGGACGCGGCTCCCCGCGCGGCGGCGGGGAGGGACTCGGTGTCGCGGAACCAGGCGACGTCCTGCGCGTCCAGCACGTACGGGGTCAGCGGGCCCATTTGGTCACCGCGATCTGGGTGCCGCGGCCGACTTCGGTGTCCAGCGTGAAGTCGTCCACCAGGCGGCGCGCTCCGCTGAGGCCGAGCCCGAGCCCGCCTCCGGAGGTCCATCCGTCGGTCAGCGCCAGGTCCAGGTCGGGGATGCCCGGCCCGGTGTCCTCGAAGACGGCGGTGACGCCGAGGCGGCCGTCCCGGCGGACCAGCCCGGTGCGCATGACACCGCCGCCGCCGTAGACCAGGGTGTTGCGGGCGAGCTCGCTCGCCGCGGTGACCAGCTTCGTCTGGTCGACCAGGGAGAGCTTGCACCGCTGCGCGAGGGTGCGGACCAGCTGCCGGGCGCGGACCACGTCGTCGTTGGACGCGATGTCGACCGTCTCGTGATCGCCTTCGGGGACGGGCGGCAGCCCGCTCACGGCCGTGCCGGACGGTGGTCGTCCGGCCGGGCCAGGATGTCCAGCCCCTTCTCCAGGGAGAGGGCGGTGCGTACGCCACCGAGCGACAGGCCCAGCTCGACCAGCGTGATGGCGACGGCGGGCCGCATGCCCACCACGACCGTCTCGGCGTCGAGCATCCGGGAGATGGCCGCCGTGGTGGCCAGCATCCGGCCCACGAAGGAGTCGACGATCTCGACCGCGGTGATGTCGATGACGACTCCGCGCGCGCCCGTGGCGACGATCCGGGCGGCCAGGTCGTCCTGCAGGTCGAGGACGGTCTGGTCTTCCAGGTCCACCTGGATGGAGACCAGAAGGACGTCGCCGATCTTCAGGACCGGTACGCGCTCGCTCACGCCCGGCCGCCCGTCGCTGCCAGGCCGGAGTCGACGCGGCGCAGCGCGTGCTTGAGGGCGTCCGCGAGGGTCGCCTTCGTGACGATGTCACCGAACTGGATGCCGAGCGCCACGATGGTCTGGGCGATCTGCGGACGGATGCCGGAGATGGTGCACTCGGCGCCCATCAGCCGGGCCGCCACCACGGTCTTGAGCAGGTGCTGGGCCACCTCGGTGTCCACCGCCGGCACGCCGGTGATGTCGATGATGGCCTGGTCGGAGCCTGTGTCGACGAGGGTCTGCAGCAGCTTCTCCATGACGACCTGGGTGCGGGCCGAGTCGAGCGTGCCCACCAGGGGTACGGCGACCACGCCGTCCCACAGCTTCACGACCGGGGTGGAGAGCTCCATCAGCTGCTCGGACTGGGCGCTGATGATCTCCTCACGTGCCTTGGCGAAGACCTCGATCGTGTACAGGCCGAGGGCGTCGAGGAGCTTGCTGAATCCGAGGTACGCGTGGATGTCGGCGGCCGACGTGTCCGCGGTCGGGGCGAGGAGTTCCTTGCAGGCGAAGACGCTGGTCGCCGTCTCCGTGGGGGTGAAGCCCTGGCGGGCGCGGTTGCGCGACAGCTCGCCCAGGAGCGCGCGCACCTCGGCGTACTCCTCGGCGTTCGCGTCCAGGCCGCCCTTGCGCAGCCCTTCGACCAGTGCCGAGTAGAGCTCGCGGAGCTCACGGTCGAGTTCCGCCAGGGAGACGCGCCCGCGCAGCGTGCGCGAGACCGACTCCACCCAGGCGGCCTCCAGCGTGTCGCGCTGCTCGGTGAGCAGCGCCACGACTCTCGCCGATATGTCTTGTTCCGCCACCACGGCGATCCCTCCGGTTGCGCCCCGTCGGTACGGGGCGGTCTTCGCAGCGTAAGCCATCGTTTCGCCTGTTCCGGCGTCACCCGGCTTGCGACGATCGCCACAGGGTTCGCACCCTCCCCGACGTGATCGGTGCAGGGCGGAACCTCCCCCGCCGAGCCGTGGCAGGGCGGGAGAACGTGCGAGGAGCACGCCCCCGGACCACCGGG
This window encodes:
- a CDS encoding STAS domain-containing protein, with protein sequence MAEQDISARVVALLTEQRDTLEAAWVESVSRTLRGRVSLAELDRELRELYSALVEGLRKGGLDANAEEYAEVRALLGELSRNRARQGFTPTETATSVFACKELLAPTADTSAADIHAYLGFSKLLDALGLYTIEVFAKAREEIISAQSEQLMELSTPVVKLWDGVVAVPLVGTLDSARTQVVMEKLLQTLVDTGSDQAIIDITGVPAVDTEVAQHLLKTVVAARLMGAECTISGIRPQIAQTIVALGIQFGDIVTKATLADALKHALRRVDSGLAATGGRA
- a CDS encoding STAS domain-containing protein, whose amino-acid sequence is MSERVPVLKIGDVLLVSIQVDLEDQTVLDLQDDLAARIVATGARGVVIDITAVEIVDSFVGRMLATTAAISRMLDAETVVVGMRPAVAITLVELGLSLGGVRTALSLEKGLDILARPDDHRPARP
- a CDS encoding anti-sigma regulatory factor yields the protein MSGLPPVPEGDHETVDIASNDDVVRARQLVRTLAQRCKLSLVDQTKLVTAASELARNTLVYGGGGVMRTGLVRRDGRLGVTAVFEDTGPGIPDLDLALTDGWTSGGGLGLGLSGARRLVDDFTLDTEVGRGTQIAVTKWAR